The Prevotella sp. E2-28 genome includes the window CATAAGAGAAGCAAAGGCTACAGCTCGAAATGGCGGTCAGGATGTAAATACAGGAAACGGAAAACGCGGTGGCCGCACAACTGACAAGTGGGGCAATCATGAGGGCGAGAATAATTGGGAACAGTACAATAGAACGCACTAGTATGAACGGAAACGCAAAAATTTTCATCTGTACGCACACTGACTTTGAGTGTCCAGTGAAAAATCCTGTATATGAGATTCTGGATTCTCGCAAATTATTCAAGGTCGATAAGGCAGAAAACGGTCTAGATGCACTATTCTATTCAGAGCTTCTTTCATATCATCAGTTGGCGCAGAATCCCAACGCGCTTCCTGACATCGTAGGATTTTGCGGCTATCGCAAATACTTTGGGTTTATGGATGACGTACCAAATCTTGAGAAGATAATAGAGAAGCATGGATGCATCGCCCCAGACCCTAAACTCGTACGCTCTACAGTTTACGAGCAATACAAGAGGTGTCTATGTTTTGCCGACATCGATATTATGAAATCTATCATTTACTTTCAGTTTCCTTGGTTGT containing:
- a CDS encoding DUF4422 domain-containing protein, whose translation is MNGNAKIFICTHTDFECPVKNPVYEILDSRKLFKVDKAENGLDALFYSELLSYHQLAQNPNALPDIVGFCGYRKYFGFMDDVPNLEKIIEKHGCIAPDPKLVRSTVYEQYKRCLCFADIDIMKSIIYFQFPWLFDSFCKSLEGRLLYRANMFIVRKEAFLEMMDVVWKALDSYVDIVGTDIRKRILELREAYLEKGTGIENIEHQYRIGGNLGERIINALIMHMFPDAKTYPIFFNEVARPHRPLNV